The Oncorhynchus masou masou isolate Uvic2021 chromosome 8, UVic_Omas_1.1, whole genome shotgun sequence genome has a window encoding:
- the LOC135544128 gene encoding G2/mitotic-specific cyclin-B3-like isoform X2 yields MPFSRGKNPSSINVPGKGSLGVMENQEGVHSKRSSPQGGVKKRPAFVDITNATKIQIKNQTKIGKPAKKALRSKEAAKNEANLKEPKAVCSNGQSMKLEVGLSPEKDLVVWPQEETTLCPGRQVVPDEFDIDKEFYGDVSMSAEYAKEIFDYLREREEKFVLKDYMNSQPDLNKDMRGILVDWMVELQENFELNHETLYLAVKLTDHYLACSVIMRESLQLIGSTAMLIASKFQERTPPCIDDFLYICDDAYNREEIIAMEINILQALQFDINIPVPYHFLRRYAKCVSASMETLTLARYVCELSLLELQQVPERGSRLAAACLLLALITKGLGGWPC; encoded by the exons ATGCCTTTCTCAAGGGGAAAGAACCCCTCTTCCATCAACGTTCCTGGAAAAGGATCATTAGGTGTGATGGAGAATCAG GAGGGTGTTCACAGTAAGAGGTCTTCTCCACAGGGTGGCGTAAAGAAAAGGCCTGCCTTTGTTGACATCACTAAC GCCACCAAGATTCAAATTAAGAACCAGACCAAGATTGGGAAGCCTGCCAAGAAGGCACTTAGGAGCAAAGAAGCTGCCAAGAATGAAGCTAATCTGAAAGA ACCTAAAGCTGTGTGCTCCAATGGACAATCTATGAAGTTGGAGGTGGGCCTATCCCCAGAGAAAGACCTGGTGGTATGGCCACAGGAGGAGACCACTCTTTGCCCAgggagacag GTGGTGCCTGACGAGTTTGACATTGACAAGGAATTCTATGGTGATGTTTCCATGAGCGCCGAGTATGCCAAGGAAATATTTGActacctgagggagagagag GAGAAGTTTGTTTTAAAGGATTACATGAACAGTCAGCCGGACTTGAACAAAGACATGAGAGGGATTCTGGTGGATTGGATGGTTGAACTTCAG GAAAACTTTGAGCTTAACCACGAGACCCTGTACCTGGCAGTAAAGCTGACGGACCACTACCTGGCCTGCAGCGTCATCATGAGGGAGAGCCTGCAGCTCATTGGCTCCACAGCCATGCTCATCGCCTCCAAGTTCCAG GAACGCACTCCGCCATGCATTGATGATTTCCTGTACATCTGCGATGACGCCTACAACAGGGAAGAGATTATTGCCATGGAGATAAACATCTTGCAGGCACTGCAGTTTGATATCAACATTCCAGTCCCTTACCACTTTCTCCGACGCTATGCCAAG tgtgtgAGCGCCAGCATGGAGACCCTGACGTTGGCTCGCTATGTGTGTGAGCTGAGCCTTCTGGAGCTGCAGCAGGTTCCTGAGAGAGGCTCTCGCCTGGCTGCTGCCTGCCTGCTCCTGGCCCTCATCACTAAAGGCCTGGGAGGATGG